In one window of Sciurus carolinensis chromosome X, mSciCar1.2, whole genome shotgun sequence DNA:
- the Mospd1 gene encoding motile sperm domain-containing protein 1 — protein sequence MHQQKRQPELVEGNLPVFVFPTELIFYADDQSTHKQVLTLYNPYEFALKFKVLCTTPNKYVVVDAAGAVKPQCCVDIVIRHRDVRSCHYGVIDKFRLQVSEQSQRKALGRKEVIATLLPSAKEQQKEEEEKRIKEHLTESLFFEQSFQPENRTVSSGPSLLTVFLGVVCIAALMLPTLGDVESLVPLYLHLSVNQKLVAAYILGLITMAILRT from the exons ATGCATCAACAAAAAAGACAACCAGAGCTAGTGGAAGGAAATCTTCCCGTTTTTGTGTTTCCCACGGAGCTAATATTTTATGCAGATGATCAGTCAACACATAAACAAGTGTTGACTCTGTACAATCCCTATGAGTTTGCCTTGAAGTTCAAAG ttttgtgtACTACTCCAAATAAGTATGTTGTCGTTGATGCTGCAGGTGCAGTAAAGCCTCAGTGTTGTGTGGATAT TGTGATTCGTCATAGAGATGTTCGATCCTGTCACTATGGTGTAATAGATAAATTCCGTCTCCAAGTTTCCGAGCAAAGCCAGAGGAAGGCTTTAGGAAGGAAAGAGGTCATTGCTACTCTTCTTCCATCtgcaaaagaacaacaaaaggaagaggaggaaaaaagaataaaggaacatttaacggaaagtttattttttgagcaGTCATTTCAACCAG AAAACAGAACTGTCTCCTCAGGACCTAGTTTACTAACTGTCTTCCTGGGAGTGGTGTGCATTGCAGCCCTGATGCTGCCCACGCTGGGGGATGTGGAATCGCTGGTGCCTCTCTACCTCCACTTAAGTGTGAATCAAAAATTAGTGGCTGCTTATATCTTAG gTCTTATCACAATGGCTATACTTAGAACGTGA